A single genomic interval of Rosistilla ulvae harbors:
- a CDS encoding 4Fe-4S dicluster domain-containing protein yields the protein MGTTSTVEIRRPQRWDQPFDPDMLERDVQWLSSLPPFSEMDKSAFPANTPLDGVLRNDCRIRKVQPGEVIVREGDYGNSAFLVLAGSVRVVLGQLPPQSLGRTTAKQKSWFSAISALWKQPQFPEVRTVDQITPGGSSRVQQHGDTASIFLQDFDGVVTHERTLQIGPGEMFGEVAAMYRAPRTATVVADSHATLVEVRWQGLRLLRRDRVLAQQLEQNYRTNWLMIHLRETPLFRFLPENCLQKVADATLLRSFGRLEWHSDYRRTRKLKPVEQIESEPLVAMEGHLPTDLLLIRSGFARVCSRYGEGHRTLAYLGKGHMFGLREIVHNTYRDSNQAPVTLQESLRAVGFVDTLHIPIEVVAEYVLPYIRRTELPDPISRDDQQARARHDIASQVPTGMLEFIVQERLNNGRQAMVIDLNACTRCDDCVKACATTHDGNPRFTRSGPTNDGIQFTQACMHCADPVCMIGCPTGAISRHSETGTVSVHENICIGCGTCAASCPYENIQMRTMRDPKGRMYFDESAGLPIMKATKCDLCQSQPSGPACQNACPHDALVRIDLGNLEDLSDWISRRR from the coding sequence ATGGGAACCACCTCGACCGTCGAAATACGTAGACCGCAGCGTTGGGATCAACCCTTTGATCCCGACATGCTCGAGCGCGACGTGCAATGGCTCAGTTCGCTGCCTCCATTCTCCGAAATGGACAAGTCGGCGTTCCCGGCTAACACGCCGTTGGATGGAGTGCTCCGTAACGATTGCCGAATTCGCAAGGTGCAACCGGGCGAAGTGATCGTTCGCGAAGGGGATTATGGCAACAGTGCGTTCCTGGTCCTCGCCGGCAGTGTCCGCGTTGTGTTGGGGCAATTGCCACCGCAGTCGCTCGGCCGCACGACCGCCAAACAGAAGAGCTGGTTCTCGGCGATCTCCGCACTCTGGAAGCAGCCTCAATTTCCCGAGGTCCGGACCGTCGATCAGATCACGCCCGGCGGATCGTCGCGAGTCCAGCAGCACGGCGATACGGCGTCGATCTTTTTGCAAGACTTCGATGGCGTCGTCACGCACGAACGAACGCTCCAGATCGGCCCCGGTGAAATGTTTGGTGAAGTCGCGGCGATGTATCGCGCCCCGCGGACGGCGACCGTCGTCGCCGACAGCCATGCAACGCTTGTCGAAGTCCGCTGGCAGGGCTTGCGTCTGTTGCGACGCGATCGCGTTTTGGCCCAACAGCTGGAACAAAACTACCGCACCAACTGGCTGATGATTCACTTGCGGGAAACGCCACTGTTCCGCTTCCTGCCGGAGAACTGTCTTCAAAAAGTAGCCGACGCGACGCTGTTGCGCTCCTTCGGTCGACTCGAATGGCATTCCGATTACCGCCGCACGCGGAAACTGAAACCGGTCGAACAGATCGAATCGGAACCGCTTGTCGCAATGGAAGGGCATCTGCCGACCGACCTGTTGCTGATCCGCAGCGGTTTCGCCCGCGTCTGCTCTCGCTACGGTGAAGGGCATCGCACGCTGGCTTATCTTGGCAAAGGCCATATGTTTGGCCTCCGCGAGATCGTTCACAACACCTACCGCGATTCCAATCAAGCTCCGGTCACGCTGCAGGAATCTTTGCGAGCTGTCGGCTTTGTCGACACGTTGCACATCCCGATCGAAGTCGTCGCGGAATACGTGCTTCCGTACATCCGGCGGACCGAGCTGCCCGATCCGATCTCTCGCGACGATCAACAAGCCCGCGCCCGGCACGACATCGCGTCGCAAGTGCCGACTGGAATGTTGGAATTTATCGTCCAGGAACGACTGAACAACGGTCGCCAAGCGATGGTGATCGATCTGAACGCCTGCACCCGCTGCGACGATTGCGTCAAAGCGTGTGCTACGACCCATGACGGCAATCCGCGGTTCACACGCAGCGGACCAACGAACGATGGGATTCAGTTTACGCAGGCTTGCATGCACTGCGCCGACCCGGTCTGCATGATCGGCTGTCCCACCGGAGCGATCTCACGGCATTCCGAAACCGGCACGGTCTCGGTCCACGAAAACATCTGCATCGGATGTGGCACTTGCGCCGCGTCGTGCCCTTATGAAAACATTCAGATGCGGACGATGCGCGATCCCAAGGGTCGGATGTATTTCGACGAATCGGCCGGCTTGCCGATCATGAAAGCCACCAAATGTGACCTCTGCCAATCGCAACCCTCGGGGCCCGCTTGCCAGAACGCCTGTCCACACGACGCCTTGGTCCGGATCGATCTGGGCAACTTGGAAGATCTTAGCGATTGGATCAGCCGACGCCGTTAG
- a CDS encoding FliA/WhiG family RNA polymerase sigma factor has protein sequence MATKTAAELEEIQEIWDQYKANPEVRDEYLRNRLVENYMPLVRYNGERIWQRLPEGVELDDLISAGIFGLLDAIDAFDRSRGVKFETYCVPRIRGAMLDELRSMDWVPRLVRSKASKLNEANKKLNEKHGRAPTVQELSEFMQITVPEVEKWQQEANAVGLVSLNKKWYETDSYKDVREIDVLEDKKGEDPTRRVQKNDLMRLVTKGLNRNERLIIILYYYEELTMKEIGATLDLSESRVSQMHSSIVARLQQQLGPRRVEFGA, from the coding sequence ATGGCAACGAAGACGGCAGCTGAATTAGAAGAAATCCAAGAGATTTGGGACCAATACAAGGCAAATCCGGAGGTGCGCGATGAGTACCTGCGAAACCGCCTGGTTGAAAACTACATGCCTTTGGTTCGCTACAACGGCGAACGCATCTGGCAGCGGTTGCCCGAAGGCGTGGAACTGGACGACCTGATCAGCGCAGGTATCTTCGGCTTGCTGGACGCGATCGATGCGTTCGACCGCTCCCGCGGTGTCAAGTTTGAAACCTACTGCGTTCCGCGTATTCGCGGTGCGATGCTCGATGAACTCCGTTCGATGGACTGGGTTCCTCGTTTGGTTCGCAGCAAAGCGAGCAAGTTGAACGAAGCGAACAAGAAATTGAACGAAAAGCACGGTCGTGCTCCAACCGTTCAAGAACTGTCGGAGTTCATGCAGATCACCGTTCCCGAAGTGGAAAAGTGGCAGCAGGAAGCCAACGCCGTCGGTTTGGTCAGTCTGAACAAGAAATGGTACGAGACCGACAGCTACAAAGACGTTCGCGAAATCGACGTCCTCGAAGACAAGAAGGGTGAAGACCCAACGCGTCGTGTGCAAAAGAACGACCTGATGCGTTTGGTCACCAAGGGGCTCAACCGCAACGAGCGTCTGATCATCATTCTGTATTATTATGAAGAGCTGACGATGAAAGAGATCGGCGCGACGCTGGACCTTTCGGAAAGTCGCGTCAGCCAGATGCACAGCAGCATTGTTGCCCGCCTACAGCAACAACTGGGCCCACGCCGCGTCGAATTCGGCGCCTAG
- the flhF gene encoding flagellar biosynthesis protein FlhF gives MHIRTFQAPTLQEALAEIRRQMGSDATVLHTRDVHRGIFGLLGKSHVEVTAGLKPKPVVNQRTSSPPAARRIDSPPTPAPAAQTTSPQVQHLTEQVNRLSQVVQALEQSKTTAPAPTPATAPASQSNSRVAQALIAQGLDSASAEYIASQSPIDDATADEDLIPVLRQALRKRFRTTGPIDVPQEGQRIVALVGPTGVGKTTTIAKLAAGFRLLEKRNVGLITIDTFRIAAVDQLHKYAQVMQLPMEVVSGADEMRAAIARLSDVDLILIDTVGRSPRDIQQLEVTRKLLAHAQPQETHLVLSATSSRSAIESAIENFAVLCPGAVIVSKLDEVQQQPDLMRFAGPGVPPISYVTTGQNVPDDIDLPQPSRLVDLALGLRSGEPNETNDDASPLPPQTSDGDMLPPPDDRASGASQANLKGSTLATKSTQSRNLLLPSN, from the coding sequence ATGCACATTCGCACTTTCCAAGCCCCGACGCTGCAGGAAGCGCTCGCCGAGATCCGTCGTCAGATGGGTAGCGACGCGACGGTTCTGCATACGCGCGACGTCCATCGCGGCATCTTTGGACTGCTTGGTAAATCGCACGTCGAAGTCACCGCCGGCTTGAAACCCAAACCGGTCGTCAACCAGCGAACATCCAGCCCGCCAGCAGCTCGCCGGATCGATTCGCCGCCAACGCCTGCACCCGCGGCGCAGACCACCTCGCCACAAGTTCAACACTTAACCGAACAAGTCAATCGGCTATCGCAGGTCGTTCAGGCATTAGAACAGTCGAAGACGACCGCACCCGCACCAACGCCAGCGACCGCACCCGCAAGCCAATCGAATTCGCGGGTCGCCCAAGCCTTGATCGCTCAAGGACTCGATTCGGCCAGCGCCGAATACATCGCCAGCCAGTCGCCGATCGACGACGCAACGGCCGACGAGGATCTGATCCCCGTGCTGCGACAAGCGCTCCGCAAACGATTTCGCACGACCGGCCCGATCGATGTTCCCCAAGAGGGACAACGGATCGTCGCTCTAGTCGGCCCCACGGGCGTTGGCAAAACAACAACGATCGCCAAGCTAGCCGCCGGATTCCGGCTGCTGGAAAAACGGAACGTCGGTCTGATCACGATCGACACCTTCCGCATCGCCGCGGTCGACCAACTGCATAAATATGCTCAGGTCATGCAGCTGCCGATGGAAGTCGTTTCGGGAGCGGACGAAATGCGAGCGGCGATCGCTCGGCTGAGCGATGTCGATCTGATCCTGATCGATACCGTGGGTCGCAGCCCGCGCGACATCCAACAACTGGAAGTCACCCGAAAACTGCTGGCTCATGCCCAGCCCCAAGAAACTCATTTAGTATTGTCTGCCACGTCGTCGCGGTCGGCGATCGAATCGGCGATCGAAAACTTTGCGGTCCTGTGTCCCGGTGCGGTGATCGTTTCCAAGTTAGATGAAGTCCAACAGCAGCCCGATCTGATGCGGTTTGCTGGCCCGGGCGTTCCCCCGATCAGCTACGTCACGACGGGACAAAACGTTCCCGACGACATCGATCTGCCGCAACCAAGCCGCTTGGTCGACCTGGCTCTCGGCTTGCGAAGCGGCGAACCAAACGAAACAAATGATGACGCTTCTCCGCTGCCGCCGCAGACTTCCGACGGCGACATGCTGCCGCCGCCGGATGATCGCGCAAGTGGCGCCAGCCAGGCGAATTTAAAGGGCTCAACGTTGGCAACAAAATCTACGCAATCGCGCAATTTGCTCTTGCCATCAAACTAG
- the flhA gene encoding flagellar biosynthesis protein FlhA: MNLLLRYRDLILPLGIIGSLVVILVPLPPGLMDILLSANITIAVIVLLTTVYVPSPLEFSVFPSLLLATTLARLVLNVATTRLILTGAGDRQMEAAGGVIQSFGEFVSGDRVEVGLIIFVIIVVIQFVVITKGSTRISEVAARFALDGMPGKQMAIDADLSAGIIDEKEAQQRRLDVTNQADFYGAMDGANKFVRGDAIAGIIITVINVIGGLYVGIVQAGMSLSDAAALFTKLTIGDGLVSQVPALLISLAAALLVTRSTQKSNLPVEFLTQLFSNPRVLTVAGAFLFIMLMTNLPTLPMATIGLGCIGLAVVMNRSAIDKENRQQQQSADEAAAKAAPEEPRVEDRLAIDPMEVNLGLELIPLASPAKGGDLMERISGIRNQIASDIGIILPKVRVRDNRNMPDYKYEIRIAGNPVANGMVQPGHLLAMDQGMTTGAIEGQQTRDPMYNQPAVWIDPTRREQAMIYGYRIAEPGSVITTHLKMIAKRHAEELLSRDATKHLIDELQKSAPTVVDELVPGVMKLAEVQQVLQMLLREDIPIRQLSTILETLGDYAPKTKDPVWLTEYVRHRLARTISTRYRDEHSRLHVVTMDPALEDRIAAGIEHNDRGLFIRMSPAAVDVTCNRLGEELKKLTAAGHPPVVLVSPRIRPGLKQLTNSSLPRIHILSYNEITQDTAIESIGLVTDPPAKEKPTDPKAQG; this comes from the coding sequence ATGAACCTGCTGCTTCGCTACCGAGACCTCATCCTACCTCTGGGCATCATTGGCTCTTTGGTAGTTATTTTGGTTCCGCTGCCGCCGGGGCTGATGGATATCCTGCTGTCGGCGAACATCACGATCGCGGTGATCGTGCTGCTGACCACCGTCTATGTCCCCAGTCCGCTGGAGTTCAGCGTCTTCCCGTCCCTCTTATTAGCTACAACACTAGCTCGCTTGGTGCTAAATGTTGCCACCACTCGGTTGATTTTGACCGGAGCGGGGGATCGGCAGATGGAAGCCGCTGGCGGCGTGATCCAGAGTTTCGGCGAGTTTGTCTCGGGTGACCGAGTCGAGGTTGGGTTGATCATCTTTGTGATCATCGTCGTGATCCAATTTGTCGTGATCACCAAGGGTTCGACCCGGATCAGTGAAGTCGCCGCCCGTTTTGCATTGGACGGGATGCCAGGTAAACAGATGGCGATCGACGCCGATCTGAGTGCGGGGATCATCGACGAAAAAGAAGCTCAACAACGGCGGCTGGACGTCACCAATCAAGCCGACTTCTACGGTGCGATGGACGGTGCCAATAAGTTCGTCCGCGGCGATGCGATCGCCGGCATTATCATCACCGTGATCAACGTGATCGGCGGTCTGTATGTCGGTATCGTGCAGGCGGGGATGAGCCTGTCGGATGCGGCGGCGCTCTTTACCAAATTGACGATCGGCGATGGTCTGGTCAGCCAAGTTCCCGCGCTGCTGATCTCGTTGGCCGCGGCGTTGTTGGTCACGCGAAGCACACAAAAATCGAATCTGCCGGTCGAGTTCCTGACCCAGCTGTTCAGTAATCCCCGCGTTTTAACAGTCGCCGGCGCGTTCTTGTTCATCATGTTGATGACCAATCTGCCGACCCTGCCGATGGCCACGATCGGGCTCGGATGTATCGGACTAGCCGTCGTCATGAACCGCTCGGCGATCGATAAAGAGAATCGCCAACAGCAGCAATCGGCCGACGAAGCCGCCGCCAAAGCGGCCCCCGAAGAACCGCGCGTCGAAGATCGACTGGCGATCGATCCAATGGAGGTCAACCTGGGACTGGAACTGATCCCACTGGCCAGTCCCGCCAAGGGAGGCGACTTGATGGAGCGGATCAGCGGCATCCGCAACCAGATCGCGTCGGACATCGGCATCATCCTGCCGAAGGTCCGCGTTCGCGACAATCGCAACATGCCCGACTACAAATACGAGATCCGCATCGCCGGGAATCCAGTCGCCAACGGAATGGTCCAACCCGGGCATCTGCTGGCGATGGATCAAGGGATGACGACCGGAGCGATCGAAGGGCAACAGACGCGCGACCCGATGTACAACCAGCCCGCGGTCTGGATCGATCCAACGCGTCGCGAACAAGCGATGATCTACGGATATCGAATCGCCGAACCGGGCAGCGTGATCACGACGCATCTAAAGATGATCGCCAAACGCCACGCCGAAGAACTTCTGTCACGCGATGCGACCAAACACCTGATCGACGAATTGCAAAAGTCGGCTCCGACAGTTGTCGACGAATTGGTCCCCGGCGTGATGAAGCTGGCCGAGGTGCAGCAGGTGCTGCAGATGCTGCTTCGCGAAGACATCCCGATCCGCCAGCTCTCCACGATCCTCGAGACCCTCGGCGATTACGCTCCCAAAACCAAAGACCCTGTTTGGCTGACCGAATACGTTCGCCATCGCTTGGCGCGAACGATCAGCACGCGATATCGAGACGAACACAGTCGACTGCACGTCGTGACGATGGATCCGGCGCTGGAAGATCGGATCGCCGCGGGGATCGAACACAACGATCGCGGCCTGTTCATTCGCATGTCCCCTGCGGCCGTCGACGTCACCTGCAACCGATTGGGTGAGGAACTGAAGAAGTTGACCGCGGCGGGGCATCCGCCGGTGGTCTTGGTCAGCCCACGAATTCGCCCCGGTCTGAAGCAATTGACAAATTCGTCGTTGCCTCGTATCCACATCCTTTCGTACAACGAGATCACTCAAGACACAGCAATCGAATCGATCGGCCTTGTCACCGATCCGCCGGCGAAAGAAAAACCGACCGACCCAAAGGCCCAGGGCTAA
- a CDS encoding serine/threonine protein kinase, with translation MSARINSLTTGPDRGIADRKQQLAQAFIDCLHTGDDTAHFSDLEQGSTVSVPQNLSHPSLFDGPAIPAFEAGEQFGPFTIQRVLGSGGVAHVYAATDDSGEQFALKVPRIASPWINDLMGREFRIARTVTDSSLVAMRALHQIDDVHVIAQEMIVGSSIDAWVRQGTPVGQLPDLNRVCQAIAQLARTLDILHKQNFVHRDIKPNNILIDASGQLKLIDFGMATRIRTLGNWSNPELQLGTFRYVAPEVAMGCCQTTASDIYSLGRVLFYLLAGRLPCLDLPIQPDWSNARIAAQLTEQLPHGTPSDLVNLCIGTNAFDPEHRPTAEAILDYLQPGAVKFESEPSEPVADLRRELRKRVKASSSQNGLIVMAMQDTGQASLGDAMDAISGDENYLVLKGQTSADEHLRHRAINPIVSELGQWLQNLGPSLRSAWPLLHDSPAIGDWPILGILASAHTRFAQATSLNGARETGLSDLAWLFQSLTEDRAIVLCIEHLQHADAASWRILRQLQTVAQNHRLIIFASVDANDAAAMDQLGSLVSSDRIHTL, from the coding sequence ATGTCCGCAAGAATCAATTCATTGACGACTGGTCCCGACCGGGGCATCGCAGATCGCAAGCAGCAATTGGCTCAAGCCTTTATCGATTGCCTGCACACCGGGGACGATACGGCCCATTTTTCCGATCTGGAACAGGGCTCCACCGTCTCGGTTCCGCAGAACCTATCGCACCCAAGCCTGTTTGATGGTCCAGCGATTCCCGCTTTCGAGGCAGGCGAGCAATTTGGCCCATTCACGATCCAACGCGTTTTGGGCAGCGGTGGGGTAGCCCACGTTTACGCAGCGACCGACGACAGCGGTGAACAGTTCGCGCTGAAGGTTCCGCGGATCGCCAGTCCTTGGATCAACGATCTGATGGGGCGTGAGTTTCGTATTGCGCGGACGGTCACCGACAGCAGTCTGGTCGCAATGCGAGCATTGCACCAAATAGACGATGTCCACGTGATCGCTCAGGAAATGATTGTCGGTTCATCGATCGACGCTTGGGTTCGACAAGGGACTCCCGTTGGGCAGTTGCCCGATTTGAATCGCGTTTGTCAGGCGATCGCTCAACTGGCGAGAACGCTCGATATCTTGCACAAACAAAACTTTGTCCACCGGGATATCAAACCCAATAACATCCTGATCGATGCTTCGGGACAGCTGAAGTTGATCGATTTTGGAATGGCTACGCGGATCCGGACGCTGGGCAATTGGAGCAATCCCGAATTGCAATTGGGCACGTTCCGGTACGTTGCGCCCGAGGTCGCCATGGGATGCTGTCAAACGACAGCTTCGGACATTTACAGCCTGGGGCGTGTTTTGTTTTATCTGTTGGCGGGACGCTTGCCCTGCTTGGATCTTCCAATTCAGCCCGATTGGTCGAACGCCCGGATCGCAGCGCAGTTGACAGAACAGTTGCCGCATGGCACGCCCAGCGATCTGGTTAATCTGTGTATCGGAACCAATGCGTTTGATCCCGAACATCGTCCCACCGCGGAAGCGATTTTGGACTACTTGCAGCCCGGTGCGGTGAAGTTCGAATCGGAACCGTCCGAACCGGTGGCCGATTTGCGTCGCGAGCTTCGCAAACGCGTCAAAGCGAGTTCATCGCAAAACGGTTTGATCGTGATGGCGATGCAAGATACGGGACAGGCTTCTCTTGGGGATGCGATGGATGCGATCTCCGGCGACGAAAACTATTTGGTGCTCAAGGGGCAAACCAGCGCCGACGAACATCTGCGCCATCGGGCGATCAATCCGATCGTCAGCGAATTGGGGCAGTGGTTACAAAATTTGGGTCCGTCGTTGCGTAGTGCCTGGCCACTGCTGCACGATTCGCCCGCGATCGGCGACTGGCCGATCTTGGGGATCCTCGCCTCCGCACACACACGCTTCGCTCAGGCCACCTCTCTCAACGGGGCGAGAGAGACTGGCCTGAGCGATTTAGCGTGGTTGTTCCAATCGCTGACCGAAGACCGCGCGATCGTGCTGTGCATCGAACATCTGCAACATGCCGATGCCGCCAGTTGGCGGATCTTGCGTCAACTGCAGACCGTCGCACAGAACCACCGCTTGATTATCTTTGCTTCGGTCGATGCCAACGATGCGGCGGCGATGGACCAACTTGGTTCATTGGTCTCCTCGGACAGAATCCACACGTTGTAG